One window of the Lachancea thermotolerans CBS 6340 chromosome A complete sequence genome contains the following:
- the ERS1 gene encoding cystinosin-like protein ERS1 (similar to uniprot|P17261 Saccharomyces cerevisiae YCR075C), with translation MNLESALGYGYVIPWSVSIYPVVWHNWRHRSASAMSIDFVIINVFGYLYLLLSLWLQLFCWQTGQEHEDSTRPKITAFDFYYCLHGVVMNMVVVSQVLWGNRVWNFKSGGSPRMKPVYRKLLIGSMIVASLSAGQFLTHNFQMGWNNDNTLAFSNTLYALKISMSLIKYLPQVKHNYERKTLRGFPIQSVVCDVMGSLCSLAQLVVQVTRDRTPLTTAVLSANFGRIGIAAVTLFFNFIYISQWLVYGQ, from the coding sequence ATGAATCTGGAGTCAGCTCTGGGATATGGATATGTTATTCCATGGTCAGTTTCGATATATCCGGTTGTCTGGCACAACTGGCGCCATAGATCCGCATCGGCAATGTCAATTGATTTCGTTATAATCAATGTCTTCGGCTATCTGTACCTTCTGTTGTCGCTTTGGTTGCAATTGTTTTGCTGGCAAACGGGGCAAGAGCATGAAGACTCTACACGCCCAAAGATCACAGCTTTTGACTTTTACTATTGTTTGCACGGGGTTGTGATGAACATGGTGGTGGTTAGCCAAGTTCTTTGGGGGAACCGCGTCTGGAATTTTAAAAGTGGAGGATCCCCGCGAATGAAGCCTGTATATCGCAAACTACTAATAGGAAGCATGATAGTGGCCTCACTTTCGGCCGGGCAGTTCTTGACCCATAATTTTCAAATGGGCTGGAACAACGACAACACTTTAGCATTCTCTAATACGCTATATGCCCTCAAGATCTCGATGTCTCTCATAAAGTACTTGCCCCAAGTTAAACATAACTATGAGCGAAAAACGCTCCGCGGCTTTCCTATCCAAAGCGTTGTGTGCGATGTCATGGGTAGCTTGTGTTCTCTTGCGCAGCTAGTGGTGCAGGTCACCCGCGACCGTACACCACTAACGACAGCGGTCTTGAGCGCCAACTTCGGACGTATCGGAATCGCCGCCGTGACATTattcttcaacttcatttaCATATCCCAATGGCTTGTGTACGGGCAGTAA
- the ABZ1 gene encoding 4-amino-4-deoxychorismate synthase (similar to uniprot|Q6B1Q1 Saccharomyces cerevisiae YNR033W) has protein sequence MVLNVLFVDFYDSFTYNLVSLIRDQGQHVTIIHFDSYGEDIERFWKDLQCFDCIVLGPGPGNPENGFPDVGFMEQLFVRQVDLPVLGVCLGFQLMCKSVGCTIEQLPSIKHGQVYDVKLSSGAETAGSLFEGYPSSFKSVRYHSLHVNCKNSDVSRIVPLAFTDDEGGTVLMSVQVANKPWFGVQYHPESCCSELGGKLIENFLKITERHKQARVRASESSDLSTAQGVIRNLDQTIDKSSIYQKQDLQAQNIQIEEIPIEPCTLLALQICNLLTEPFFLMSSSTIHENRGEFSIIALPNERSTVYTHYDQVHRTLVHQWRDQRITLEGFASAAETGLSCDGVDIINQSKHEFWKTLGTFMQPKMMANNPDIPFIGGLVGVLGYEMGQFTVHDREGKLVPDAKMVYVENSVVVDYQKGVLMLISLNNKFPENARSAVMKIVQGSKPGTRLPQLPDGVEYDITMPTKESYVRAYNKSQSYLNKGDSYEVCLTTQTRVVPSKRIEPWRIFQTLICRNPAPFSSFFEFTDIKPGHSDLCLLSTSPERFLKWDADTCELRPIKGTVKKDGNTTRELATKILKTPKEFGENLMILDLIRNDLYELLDVVTVDELMSVEEYATVYQLVSVVKGHGLRQAPYSGIDLLQHSLPPGSMTGAPKRKTVELLHDEIEKELNSHISPTSARGVYSGVTGYMSCNDRGDWSVNIRCMFSYDNARTWRLGAGGAVTVLSTLEGEWQEMLTKLESALQVFQN, from the coding sequence ATGGTGCTCAATGTTTTATTTGTCGATTTCTATGACTCTTTTACTTACAATCTGGTGAGTTTAATTCGAGACCAAGGCCAACATGTAACGATCATCCATTTTGACAGCTATGGCGAGGATATCGAGAGGTTCTGGAAAGACCTGCAGTGCTTTGACTGTATTGTGCTAGGACCAGGACCTGGAAATCCTGAAAACGGATTTCCCGATGTGGGATTCATGGAACAGCTATTTGTGCGCCAAGTTGACTTGCCGGTGCTGGGAGTCTGCTTAGGGTTCCAACTTATGTGCAAGAGCGTGGGATGTACAATCGAACAGCTTCCTAGCATTAAGCATGGCCAAGTTTATGATGTGAAGCTTAGCAGCGGTGCGGAGACTGCGGGGTCGCTCTTCGAAGGGTACCCTTCCTCGTTCAAGTCCGTGCGGTATCACTCTTTACATGTGAACTGCAAGAATTCTGATGTTTCGCGCATTGTACCGCTGGCATTTACCGACGATGAGGGTGGTACTGTACTCATGAGCGTGCAGGTCGCCAATAAGCCTTGGTTTGGTGTCCAGTATCACCCTGAATCATGCTGCTCTGAGCTCGGTGGTAAGCTGATAGAGAATTTCCTAAAAATCACTGAGCGCCACAAACAGGCCCGAGTCCGGGCGAGCGAAAGCAGCGATCTTTCTACCGCGCAAGGTGTCATTCGCAACCTCGATCAAACAATTGATAAAAGCAGCATCTATCAAAAACAGGATCTCCAGGCCcaaaatattcaaattgaagaaattccGATTGAACCGTGTACTTTGTTAGCACTGCAGATCTGCAACTTGTTAACAGAaccctttttcttgatgtcttcCTCCACTATCCACGAAAACAGAGGAGAGTTTTCAATCATTGCTTTACCTAATGAGCGTTCAACTGTCTACACACATTATGACCAAGTACACAGGACTCTAGTACACCAATGGCGCGACCAAAGAATCACTCTCGAAGGCTTTGCCTCGGCTGCTGAAACTGGTTTATCATGCGATGGCGTCGACATCATAAATCAAAGCAAACACGAATTTTGGAAGACGTTAGGGACTTTCATGCAGCCCAAGATGATGGCCAACAATCCGGACATTCCTTTTATAGGAGGCCTAGTTGGTGTTTTGGGTTATGAAATGGGCCAGTTTACCGTCCATGATCGCGAGGGCAAACTTGTGCCTGATGCTAAGATGGTTTATGTCGAGAACAGTGTGGTCGTGGACTATCAAAAGGGAGTTTTAATGCTCATATCGTTAAACAACAAATTTCCAGAGAACGCTCGAAGCGCTGTGATGAAGATAGTCCAAGGCTCGAAACCCGGGACGCGCCTGCCTCAGCTACCGGACGGGGTCGAGTACGACATCACGATGCCTACCAAAGAGTCGTATGTCAGAGCCTACAACAAATCACAGAGCTATCTCAACAAAGGCGACTCTTACGAAGTGTGTTTGACGACACAAACACGCGTGGTTCCCAGTAAGCGGATTGAGCCCTGGAGAATCTTTCAGACTCTCATTTGCCGCAACCCTGCtccattttcaagtttctttgagttcACTGACATTAAGCCTGGCCATTCGGACTTGTGTCTGTTGTCTACCTCTCCTGAGcgatttttgaaatgggACGCGGACACATGCGAGCTACGGCCCATAAAAGGTACTGTTAAGAAAGATGGTAACACAACGCGCGAGCTTGCCacaaaaattctgaaaaCTCCTAAGGAATTTGGCGAAAACTTGATGATTCTTGATCTCATTCGCAATGACCTTTATGAGTTATTGGACGTGGTAACAGTAGACGAGCTTATGTCTGTAGAGGAGTATGCGACGGTGTACCAATTGGTGAGCGTAGTCAAGGGGCACGGTCTGCGGCAGGCCCCATACTCGGGAATTGACTTACTGCAACACTCGCTTCCTCCAGGATCTATGACGGGTGCCCCCAAGAGAAAAACCGTCGAGTTGCTCCATGATGAGattgaaaaagagttgaACTCGCACATATCGCCGaccagcgcgcgcggcgtATACTCTGGTGTCACGGGGTACATGAGCTGCAATGACCGAGGCGACTGGTCTGTGAACATCCGCTGTATGTTCTCTTACGACAACGCTCGTACTTGGCGCCTGGGCGCGGGTGGCGCGGTGACAGTGCTGAGTACGCTTGAAGGTGAGTGGCAGGAAATGCTCACGAAGTTGGAGAGCGCGCTacaagttttccaaaattga
- the SOL1 gene encoding Sol1p (similar to uniprot|P50278 Saccharomyces cerevisiae YNR034W) has translation MTTTVPRVFAFHEFAGVAEAVADHVVHAQNLALSKEPYALKNTGGSNSTPANSSSLNVPGSNGAGNAPVSRQSSSRSIGHSHSAAGSGLRGPSSSKLKKIKEKRFKIALSGGSLIQVLHEGLLKRQDVLWGKWDIYFADERLVPFESSESNFGNTKRKILDLIDTCTYGTPRVYHINESLINDPQECADDYEKELIKGFAGRDSVKLPMFDLFLLGCAPDGHIASLFPNFSENLRENLAWVVPVTNAPSGPSNRISLTIPVICHSHQVTFVVEGATKAPVVKTIMERPEKGLPSSIVNEGAAGRVAWFVDDDALTDVQVTKKKYKFLVNTDASQISPSPPVPE, from the coding sequence ATGACAACTACAGTGCCTCGCGTCTTTGCATTCCACGAATTTGCGGGCGTTGCCGAGGCTGTCGCAGACCATGTTGTACACGCACAGAATCTCGCTCTCTCTAAGGAGCCGTATGCGCTAAAAAATACCGGCGGTAGCAATAGCACGCCGGCTaacagcagcagcctcaACGTCCCTGGCAGCAATGGCGCCGGTAACGCGCCTGTCTCCCGACAATCCAGCTCGCGAAGCATCGGACATAGCCATAGCGCTGCCGGATCCGGGCTTCGCGGGCCCAGCAGTAgcaagctcaaaaagatcaaagagaagcgcttcaaaatcgCACTCTCGGGAGGCTCGCTGATCCAGGTGCTGCACGAGGGGCTTTTAAAGCGTCAGGACGTGCTCTGGGGAAAATGGGATATCTACTTTGCGGATGAAAGACTTGTGCCTTTTGAGTCATCTGAATCGAACTTTGGCAACACCAAACGGAAAATCTTGGACCTCATCGACACCTGCACTTACGGCACACCCCGTGTCTACCATATAAACGAATCCCTCATTAATGACCCCCAAGAATGCGCCGATGACTACGAGAAAGAGCTTATCAAGGGCTTTGCAGGCAGAGACTCCGTAAAACTACCGATGTTTgacttgttcttgctgGGTTGCGCTCCCGACGGCCATATCGCCTCTCTCTTTCCGAACTTCTCGGAAAACTTGCGTGAAAATCTCGCCTGGGTCGTCCCTGTGACAAATGCTCCTAGTGGCCCCTCCAACAGGATTTCTTTGACGATCCCCGTGATATGTCATTCTCACCAGGTAACGTTCGTGGTAGAAGGTGCGACCAAAGCTCCTGTCGTGAAAACCATCATGGAACGCCCCGAGAAAGGACTGCCTAGCAGTATAGTTAACGAAGGCGCCGCTGGCCGCGTGGCATGGTTTGTAGATGATGACGCTCTCACGGACGTTCAAGTAACCAAGAAAAAATACAAATTCTTGGTGAACACCGATGCATCTCAAATATCGCCATCGCCTCCCGTACCCGAATAG
- the SSK2 gene encoding mitogen-activated protein kinase kinase kinase SSK2 (similar to uniprot|P53599 Saccharomyces cerevisiae YNR031C SSK2 Suppressor of Sensor Kinase (SLN1) A MAP kinase kinase kinase activator of Pbs2p) — MAEKDYFSFKQGYTLEDRGAPSGRHKARTRLRSGGPGTGPSRSFSPSRQGPRSPGYYTANSLRSPPAAAGSSPLSTMKLSASAKHTMGTAMANAMGSSMGMAGPPGGRKSRNPSVSGPSSNTAGGGGGSMSASSSMSVTSPGRQHRANSLSLSSTRMSSTQSAESSASVTPTLVLPPNLASLNSQSTSNMSLQGGAGHSTSSSSTSLKPMQKQYVLNEELYLNRMKNSNLDDYYTRGIAASANDEEDETDTDAEDTDADESAFGTNFFTTTEKGGALKFDDELITISPKFLLARMDWLRNADPDSPDVKGLLGPQQRLPSGPSAGRTLFAAAAPPTAEGNSYGYLQRLAKNSHVLERLEWQAMLANVLKGDIVKSEKSKIAYQGGSLNTSSQYADELWLELKAWMNCRTIEEEKTTLEYLRNSTDSVFQEIMDMNFADDVPVETAVNTIKPLIDRYHQVTSYWRTEQHMHYDKPVTGREEFIHRVAAMNTFLTLKQAFECEIEALKKWTGNDSLDVKFTNTFYDIEGVYKNDRPFAEQILKERDIESIFQKKLFYRHAPWILKAKVSIFTLSQTVKEMNLPLLHNELEILLMFPFKLVKEIILIRIEYAKKLQNPTMMMIDQMIDDFSSYIRLSVQIKHTVIVYCSDWEFTTKIDADFDDAVNEAIVYLFKLLHLKLIDSARKSFKTFREPEELLKYWDQLKNVGCFIPGAGHVVAEGFSHLTLRLLNRLHSYILREQNHPPAFEKESDVEKWLVQAMENCGTVKRKINRFSNVLTKAFQNSVNYRVNDNKELLKRLKESGHFLVYTGGELEGNGVYLFCSSELLGCSDDEILKILHNVEIGSDLIPNVEINNSLSVYNALESGWDQNATLFQEYCANGVAYYHVQSEQQNKSSGGRVRRAAAAHANPFEDFKSEEDELFELEMKLKSLGYIIAYCPKEPILWEGEMLNLSEDKVLTMQDFDIKLPADSLVLLNQGSTYAMEYQSDKFQHYVGESVSFSERRCSMNAIEYTLQKINRAYFRITYSVLANMQKVTNAIQKEFRGNETLNNLFLFCRDFARNFLRLNVATYEKKSIIIMLLMRISINWIKFLVDDCDPTDLHTFRWCVPAMEFAMQMTTGWNILGLDEDQFSVLQEKISGCMSLLISHFDIMGARTLEAEKNNHPQVRSYIGTCEDDTDSILAVNSKVRVEAINELEKRLKGNPRHIGKVLDESDKDNQYLQSLASSLSNVSIRWQKRHFIGGGAFGTVFSAVNLDTGEILAVKEIKIQDRNTMKQVFPAIKEEMSVLEMLNHPNVVQYYGVEVHRDKVNLFMEYCEGGSLAQLLEHGRIEDEMVTQVYALQMLEGLAYLHQSSVVHRDIKPENILLDFNGVIKYVDFGAARSLAANGTKVANNGSEGKTDGVNSMMGTPMYMSPESVTGAKKGKFGSSDIWSLGCVILEMATGRRPWFNLDNEWAIMYHVAAGHVPQLPSRDEISPQGTDFLLKCLKQDPDKRATAMELLVHPWMIEIRKLAFGDGEEAESSQA; from the coding sequence ATGGCAGAGAAGGACTACTTTAGCTTCAAACAGGGCTATACCCTGGAGGATCGTGGTGCACCGTCGGGGCGACACAAAGCACGGACTCGACTGCGGTCTGGAGGCCCTGGAACGGGCCCCTCAAGGTCATTTTCGCCTTCTCGTCAGGGCCCGCGCTCACCTGGATATTATACGGCTAACTCGCTTCGTAGCCCACCAGCTGCGGCGGGTAGCTCGCCCCTAAGTACTATGAAGCTTAGCGCTTCTGCCAAACACACAATGGGAACAGCGATGGCAAATGCGATGGGCAGCTCAATGGGCATGGCAGGTCCACCCGGCGGGCGCAAAAGTCGTAATCCATCGGTCTCTGGTCCCAGCTCAAATACTGCTGGCGGTGGCGGAGGCAGTATGAGTGCAAGCTCGAGCATGAGCGTTACCTCACCGGGTCGCCAACACAGAGCAaactctctctctctcagcAGCACTCGTATGTCGTCAACACAGAGCGCAGAATCTAGCGCCAGTGTGACACCTACACTTGTCCTACCGCCAAACTTGGCTTCCCTCAACTCGCAAAGCACTTCGAACATGAGTTTACAAGGAGGGGCAGGGCACAGCACgtcgagcagctcaacatcTCTGAAGCCGATGCAAAAACAGTATGTGCTCAACGAAGAGCTGTACCTCAACCGTATGAAGAACAGTAACCTCGATGACTACTATACGCGGGGCATTGCGGCGTCTGCAaatgatgaagaggacgagACAGACACGGATGCGGAAGACACGGATGCTGACGAGTCAGCATTTGGTACCAACTTCTTCACCACTACGGAGAAGGGCGGTGCGTTAAAGTTTGATGACGAACTTATCACCATTAGCCCAAAGTTTCTGCTTGCCCGGATGGATTGGCTGAGAAATGCAGACCCAGACAGCCCAGACGTTAAAGGCTTACTAGGACCTCAACAGCGCCTTCCTTCTGGTCCCAGCGCGGGAAGAACGTTGTTTGCAGCTGCCGCACCCCCAACTGCTGAAGGAAACAGCTATGGTTATTTACAAAGGTTGGCTAAGAATTCTCACGTTTTAGAACGGCTTGAGTGGCAGGCAATGTTGGCTAACGTTCTGAAAGGTGACATAGTGAAAAGCGAAAAGAGTAAGATTGCGTACCAAGGCGGTAGCCTTAACACAAGCAGCCAATATGCAGACGAGCTGTGGCTCGAATTAAAAGCTTGGATGAATTGCAGGAcaattgaggaagaaaagaCGACTCTTGAATACCTCAGGAATTCTACAGACTCTGTTTTCCAGGAGATTATGGACATGAATTTTGCGGATGATGTCCCCGTCGAAACGGCCGTGAATACGATAAAACCTTTAATTGATAGATATCATCAAGTCACGTCGTACTGGAGAACGGAGCAACACATGCACTACGATAAGCCTGTCACCGGCCGTGAAGAATTTATTCATCGAGTTGCGGCTATGAAcacttttttgactttgaagcaagcTTTCGAATGCGAGATTGAGGCGCTAAAAAAATGGACAGGTAATGACTCTCTAGATGTCAAATTCACAAACACGTTCTATGACATTGAAGGCGTCTACAAAAATGACCGTCCCTTTGCTGAACAAATACTGAAAGAGAGGGATATTGAAAgcatatttcaaaaaaagctcttttatAGGCACGCGCCGTGGATTCTTAAAGCCAAAGTATCGATTTTCACACTCTCGCAAACTGTGAAAGAAATGAATCTGCCGCTTCTTCAcaatgagcttgaaatcCTTCTTATGTTCCCCTTCAAGTTAGTCAAAGAGATTATTCTCATCCGCATAGAATACGCgaagaagcttcagaaCCCAACTATGATGATGATTGATCAGATGATAGACGATTTCAGTTCTTACATCCGTCTCTCAGTCCAAATAAAGCACACTGTCATCGTTTACTGTTCCGATTGGGAGTTTACTACAAAGATAGACGCCGATTTTGATGATGCCGTCAATGAAGCCATCGTATATCTATTCAAGCTGCTTCACCTGAAGCTAATCGACAGCGCTAGGAAATCCTTCAAGACGTTTAGAGAAccagaagagcttttgaaatacTGGGATCAGCTTAAAAACGTTGGCTGTTTCATTCCCGGTGCTGGGCACGTTGTCGCGGAGGGATTTTCACACTTAACCCTAAGGCTATTGAATAGACTTCATTCTTACATTCTGCGAGAGCAGAACCATCCCCCtgcttttgagaaagaatCTGACGTGGAAAAGTGGCTAGTTCAAGCCATGGAGAATTGTGGAACGGTCAAACGAAAAATCAACAGGTTTTCAAATGTTCTCACTAAGGCATTTCAGAACTCTGTAAATTATAGAGTGAATGACAACAAGGAGCTTCTGAAGCGCCTTAAAGAAAGCGGCCATTTTCTAGTCTATACAGGCGGTGAACTTGAAGGCAATGGCGTGTACCTTTTTTGTAGCAGTGAGTTACTGGGGTGTTCTGATGACGAGATTTTAAAGATACTACACAATGTTGAGATTGGATCTGATCTTATCCCAAATGTTGAAATCAATAATAGCTTGAGTGTCTACAATGCGCTAGAAAGCGGCTGGGATCAAAATGCTACGCTGTTCCAAGAGTATTGTGCCAATGGCGTCGCATACTATCATGTCCAGTCCGAGCAACAAAATAAATCGTCAGGCGGAAGAGTGcggcgcgctgctgctgcacaTGCTAATCcttttgaagacttcaaaagtgaagaagacgaaCTATTTGAGTTAGAGATGAAGCTGAAATCGCTTGGGTATATCATTGCTTATTGCCCCAAAGAGCCTATCTTGTGGGAAGGGGAAATGCTGAACCTGTCGGAGGATAAAGTGCTAACCATGCAAGATTTCGATATCAAGCTTCCAGCAGACTCATTAGTCCTTCTGAATCAGGGTTCTACTTACGCGATGGAATACCAATCTGACAAGTTCCAGCATTATGTTGGAGAATCAGTCTCCTTTAGTGAAAGACGGTGTTCCATGAATGCAATAGAATATACACTGCAAAAGATAAACCGGGCATACTTTCGCATCACGTACTCAGTCCTGGCAAACATGCAGAAGGTTACAAATGCAATACAGAAGGAATTCAGAGGCAATGAGACTCTCAACAACCTCTTTCTGTTCTGTAGAGATTTTGCGCGTAACTTTTTAAGACTTAATGTGGCAACTTACGAGAAAAAGTCCATAATTATCATGCTTCTGATGAGAATTAGCATTAATTGGATAAAATTTCTGGTTGATGACTGTGACCCGACCGACCTGCATACATTCAGGTGGTGCGTTCCCGCAATGGAGTTCGCCATGCAAATGACCACAGGATGGAATATTCTAGGTCTTGATGAGGACCAATTTAGCGTTCTCCAGGAAAAGATATCTGGCTGTATGTCTCTGCTAATTTCTCATTTTGATATTATGGGAGCTAGAACCCTTGAGGCCGAGAAAAACAACCATCCCCAAGTGAGATCTTATATCGGGACTTGCGAGGATGACACCGATTCGATCCTTGCTGTTAATTCCAAGGTTAGAGTAGAGGCAATCAATGAGTTGGAGAAGAGGCTGAAGGGGAATCCCCGCCATATCGGGAAGGTGTTGGATGAGTCAGACAAAGACAATCAGTACTTGCAGTCTTTAGCGTCTTCGCTCTCGAATGTTTCGATCAGATGGCAAAAGCGCCACTTCATTGGCGGTGGTGCGTTTGGCACAGTATTTTCCGCAGTAAACCTAGATACCGGTGAGATTTTGGCCGTCAAGGAAATCAAAATACAGGACAGAAACACAATGAAGCAGGTTTTCCCCGCCATAAAGGAGGAAATGAGCGTGCTAGAAATGTTAAATCATCCAAATGTGGTACAGTATTACGGTGTCGAGGTTCATCGTGACAAGGTGAATCTCTTTATGGAATACTGTGAGGGCGGGTCTTTGGCACAGCTTCTAGAGCATGGCAGAATCGAGGACGAAATGGTTACCCAAGTCTACGCGCTGCAGATGCTCGAGGGTCTTGCATATCTTCACCAGTCAAGCGTTGTGCATCGCGATATTAAACCGGAGAACATTCTCTTGGATTTCAATGGCGTAATCAAATACGTTGATTTTGGCGCTGCTCGCTCTTTGGCTGCTAACGGCACCAAGGTTGCTAACAATGGATCCGAAGGCAAGACTGATGGTGTCAACAGCATGATGGGTACGCCGATGTACATGTCTCCAGAGTCCGTCACTGGTGCAAAGAAGGGCAAATTCGGGTCTTCGGATATATGGTCGCTTGGATGCGTTATTCTAGAAATGGCTACCGGGAGACGCCCATGGTTCAACTTAGATAACGAGTGGGCCATTATGTACCATGTGGCCGCTGGTCATGTACCTCAGCTGCCTTCGCGAGACGAGATTTCACCGCAAGGAACGGACTTCCTACTCAAATGTCTGAAGCAGGATCCAGACAAGCGTGCTACCGCAATGGAATTGCTAGTGCATCCGTGGATGATCGAAATTCGCAAGTTAGCCTTCGGGGACGGCGAGGAAGCGGAAAGCAGCCAGGCCTAA
- the PPG1 gene encoding putative serine/threonine-protein kinase PPG1 (highly similar to uniprot|P32838 Saccharomyces cerevisiae YNR032W PPG1 Putative serine/threonine protein phosphatase required for glycogen accumulation interacts with Tap42p which binds to and regulates other protein phosphatases) codes for MELDRCLERLYAGELLPEATIRALCFKLKEKLVRESNVVHISTPVTVVGDIHGQFHDLLEIFHIGGAAPDTNYLFLGDYVDRGLYSVETWTLLMVLKLRWPSRIQLLRGNHESRQITQSYGFYTECVNKYGGSSDVWRQFTDVFDYLALCCVVDDELFCVHGGLSPNVQTVDQIRVIDRFREIPHDGAMADLVWSDPEETGGQDARDGRTTGLESSSPHFQVSPRGAGYTFGRSVVEKFLQLNGMSKIYRAHQLCNEGYQVYFGGLVTTVWSAPNYCYRCGNKASILELYDKDNGYFNVFEEAPENKLLHHASTSGQITNNNAFLNEFFDERGGDVFSDEYQAASASRRHVEYFL; via the coding sequence ATGGAGCTTGACAGGTGCCTGGAGCGGCTTTATGCTGGAGAATTGCTGCCAGAGGCTACTATTCGCGCGTTGTGCTTCAAACTCAAGGAGAAGTTGGTCCGAGAATCCAATGTAGTGCACATATCAACGCCAGTGACGGTAGTTGGGGACATACATGGGCAGTTCCACGATCTCTTAGAAATCTTTCACATTGGAGGTGCGGCTCCGGACACTAATTATTTGTTTTTAGGAGATTACGTGGATCGCGGGTTGTACAGCGTGGAGACATGGACTTTGTTAATGGTGCTCAAACTGCGGTGGCCGAGCCGGATTCAGCTGCTTCGCGGAAACCACGAATCTCGACAGATCACACAAAGCTATGGGTTCTATACAGAGTGTGTGAACAAGTACGGAGGCAGTAGCGACGTCTGGAGGCAGTTTACGGATGTGTTCGATTACCTAGCGTTGTGCTGCGTTGTCGACGACGAACTGTTTTGTGTGCATGGCGGGCTGTCGCCAAATGTACAGACGGTAGACCAAATCCGCGTAATTGACCGATTCCGTGAGATTCCACACGACGGAGCTATGGCAGATTTAGTGTGGTCGGACCCAGAGGAGACTGGAGGACAGGATGCCAGAGATGGACGTACTACAGGCTTGGAATCTAGTTCCCCGCACTTCCAAGTTTCACCCCGTGGTGCAGGCTATACATTCGGTCGCAGTGTAGTGGAGAAGTTTTTACAACTCAACGGGATGTCTAAGATCTACCGTGCACACCAATTATGTAACGAGGGCTACCAAGTTTACTTTGGAGGCCTAGTTACTACTGTGTGGTCGGCTCCAAACTACTGCTATCGATGCGGAAATAAGGCTTCAATTCTGGAATTATACGACAAAGACAACGGGTACTTCaacgtttttgaagaggcGCCCGAAAACAAGTTACTTCATCATGCGTCCACATCGGGGCAAATAACCAACAACAATGCATTTTTAAACGAGTTTTTTGACGAGCGTGGCGGAGATGTGTTCTCCGATGAATACCAAGCTGCATCAGCATCTCGGCGGCATGTCGAGTATTTTCTGTAG
- the HUB1 gene encoding ubiquitin-like protein HUB1 (similar to uniprot|Q6Q546 Saccharomyces cerevisiae YNR032C-A HUB1) produces MIEVEVNDRLGKKIRVKCEGEDTVGDFKKVLALQLGISWTKIVLQKGGAVLKDHITLDDYEVHDQTYLELYYL; encoded by the coding sequence ATGATTGAAGTCGAGGTCAATGATCGATTAGGAAAGAAGATCCGAGTCAAGTGCGAAGGCGAGGATACTGTTGgtgatttcaagaaagtgtTAGCGCTTCAGTTGGGTATTTCATGGACTAAGATTGTGTTGCAAAAGGGAGGAGCAGTGCTTAAAGACCACATCACGCTTGATGACTATGAGGTTCATGATCAAACGTATTTGGAACTGTACTATCTTTAA